From one Cyprinus carpio isolate SPL01 chromosome B3, ASM1834038v1, whole genome shotgun sequence genomic stretch:
- the lgals2a gene encoding lectin, galactoside-binding, soluble, 2a: MSGVLVQNMSFKAGQTLTVTGVPDADSTNFAINIGHSAEDVALHMNPRFDAHGDQQTVVCNSLQDGNWCEEQREASFPFNQNEEFQIKITFTNEEFLVTLPDGSQINFPNRHGAEKYKYMHFEGEVRIHGIEIK, encoded by the exons GGTGTGCTTGTGCAGAATATGTCCTTCAAGGCGGGACAGACTCTGACTGTTACAGGAGTCCCCGATGCTGATTCCACAAA TTTTGCCATTAACATTGGTCACAGTGCCGAGGACGTTGCTCTACACATGAACCCTCGTTTTGATGCCCATGGTGACCAGCAAACTGTAGTGTGCAATTCATTACAGGACGGCAACTGGTGTGAGGAGCAGAGAGAGGCCAGCTTTCCATTTAATCAGAATGAGGAGTTCCAG ATAAAAATCACTTTCACCAATGAGGAGTTCCTGGTGACTCTTCCTGATGGTTCTCAGATTAACTTCCCTAACCGTCATGGTGCTGAGAAGTACAAATATATGCACTTTGAAGGCGAGGTCAGGATCCATGGGATTGAAATCAAGTAG